The following are encoded together in the Vanrija pseudolonga chromosome 7, complete sequence genome:
- the SPAC11D3.17 gene encoding Zinc finger protein — MPRDTTTATPLHPFACAHCDKRFTRHENLKRHLAVHGTSSGSIRCTLCRATFARADLRRRHVKRKHPEVLGAAVDVGGYADDDEQGKDREHGFDTAPLDVSADADLRLMENILSSISPEVPAPSPPGVADARSLPSPSTPPPPPSHAAAATADADPLQGLSPALVDTALALYFSHVAHFFPFVHKGTFDPRAAPRPLLLALIGLGLQYSDAEADGAVPSLSSICFYRALGMLDDDAPASTAALDIATLQARVLLSVLAIMYLCGGATAHGLKLHAESVLLARQGGLFNPLPASRATSSLDALWAEYARAESHKRTCYALYHVDAMLYHVLSNPRALSHLELRHDMPGPNELWEQDSANGWAHRSLLGQGDKTTRYTTAVRNCLSDAPVPETFAGMDAYALSLVVSFILSSTRENSGWSTMTGQVCFERAASLQQSGRVLEPFVTGPREDPHAALTETMLRMSMIELLMWAPSHTSGVVETSLDSAIASALYLSGTHVTVTPDLRALLEGHIGWFLDYLDLDHEVVYATEPPWVTMYAFRAVLYAWQLARGGHLDPIERLGLGDADSMAAWTRRVFARRARWQAARMVVRCLDEMDVAEG; from the exons ATGCCCCGCGACACCACAACAGCAACGCCGCTGCACCCGTTCGCCTGCGCGCACTGCGACAAGCGCTTCACGCGGCAT GAGAACCTCAAGCGACACCTCGCAGTGCACGGCACGAGCTCAGGCAGCATCCGGTGCACGCTGTGCCGGGCGACAttcgcgcgcgccgacctccgccggcggcacgtcAAGCGCAAGCATcccgaggtgctcggcgcggcggtggatgTGGGAGggtacgccgacgacgacgagcaaggCAAGGACCGAGAGCACGGGTTCGACACCGCGCCGCTTGACGTCagtgccgacgccgacctccgcctCATGGAGAACATCCTCTCGTCCATCAGCCCCGAAGTGCCCGCTCCTTCCCCTCCGGGCGTGGCTGACGCGCGATCCCTCccatcgccgagcacgccgccgccgccgccatcacacgctgcggctgccacggccgacgcggacCCGCTCCAAGGCCTCTCCCCGGCGCTGGTggacacggcgctcgcgctgtaCTTCTCGCATGTGGCGCACTTCTTCCCCTTCGTGCACAAGGGCACGTTtgacccgcgcgccgcgccgcggccgctgctgctcgcgctcatcggcCTGGGGCTGCAGtacagcgacgccgaggccgacgggGCAGTGCCGTCCCTGTCGTCGATATGCTTCTACCGCGCGCTCGGgatgctcgacgacgacgcgccggcgtctACCGCTGCGCTCGATATCGCGACCCTCCAGGCGCGCGTCCTGCTGTCCGTCCTCGCGATCATGTACCTCTGTGGCGGGGCCACGGCGCACGGGCTCAAGCTGCACGCCGAGTCGGTGCTCCTTGCGCGCCAGGGCGGGCTGTTCAACCCCCtcccggcgtcgcgggcgacaTCGAGCCTCGACGCCCTGTGGGCAGAGtacgcccgcgccgagagCCACAAGCG CACCTGCTACGCGCTGTACCACGTCGACGCGATGCTGTACCACGTGCTCTCTAACCCGCGGGCGCTGAGCCACCTCGAGCTGCGGCACGACATGCCGGGCCCCAACGAGCTGTGGGAGCAGGACAGCGCGAACGGGTGGGCGCACCGCTCGCTCCTGGGCCAGGGCGACAAGACGACGCGGTACACGACCGCCGTGCGCAACTGCCTCTCGGACGCGCCGGTCCCCGAGACTTTTGCGGGGATGGACGCGTACGCGCTGTCCCTGGTCGTGTCGTTCATCCTTTCCAGCACGAGGGAAAACTCGGGCTGGTCGACCATGACGGGCCAGGTGTGCTTTGAGCGCGCGGCT TCGCTGCAGCAGTctggccgcgtcctcgagccgTTCGTCACTGGGCCGCGCGAGGACCCGCACGCGGCGCTCACCGAGACGATGCTGCGTATGAGCATGATCGAGCTGCTGATGTGGGCGCCGAGCCACACCTCTGGCGTGGTAGAAACGAGCCTGGACAGCGCTATCGCCTCGGC GCTCTACCTCAGCGGCACGCACGTGACTGTGACGCCCGACCTGCGCGCCCTGCTCGAGGGCCACATTGGCTGGTTCCTCGactacctcgacctcgaccacgagGTGGTCTACGCGACCGAGCCGCCCTGGGTGACCATGTACGCGTTCCGCGCCGTCCTGTACGCGTGGCAGCTGGCGCGCGGGGGACACCTGGACCCgatcgagcgcctcggcctaggcgacgccgactcgatgGCCGCGTGGACACGCCGCGTGTttgcccgccgcgcgaggTGGCAGGCCGCGCGCATGGTCGTGCGGTGcctcgacgagatggacgtgGCAGAGGGTTAG
- the GA2OX1 gene encoding Gibberellin 2-beta-dioxygenase → MPTTPAFNPPSPSLPGKPTVLPWVPPAPTKETHNFAELHTIDLALMDSEDPAVVNALVEQVKGAIRDDGFLFLENYGVSLEQASGRIEADKARLLFHPDTGRWAGYKHPYGFKFNWYTREWEDDAFIPECLHPFMDEIRAFAEYLTGSVNRRLLTLFSRVLELPDDYLWNHVQSHGSPSGEGYFRHALFRPVGRDTAAKSRGLRMHGHTDFGTTTLLFSVPISCLQIWGHDEQWHYVPYKPGCLVVNIGETLEIVSGGHFKATRHRVFSPPADQAHEERLSLVLFNSSVGDIQMTPARASPLIQREGCIEEQGVYREFKKVMDAGASVPTNKQWREIQIANATDPTDSVRNRLGADQVLIGGKLMNQRDFMGVKVTLPV, encoded by the exons ATGCCCACCACACCCGCATTCAACCCTCCCTCGCCTTCGCTGCCCGGCAAGCCGACCGTGCTGCCCTGGgtcccgccggcgccgacgaagGAGACACATAACTTTGCCGAGCTACACACTATCGACTTGGCGCTCATGGACAGCGAGGACCCGGCGGTCGtcaacgcgctcgtcgagcaggtcaaggGCGCGATTCGGGACGACGGGTTCTTGTTCCTCGAGAACTATGGCGTATCGCTTGAGCAGGCAAGTGGACGCAT CGAGGCGGACAAGGCACGCCTGCTCTTCCACCCGGACACTGGGCGCTGGGCCGGCTACAAGCACCCGTACGGCTtcaag TTCAACTGGTACACGCGCGAGTGGGAGGACGATGCGTTCATCCCCGAGTGCCTGCACCCGTTCATGGACGAGATCCGCGCGTTCGCAGAGTACTTGACCGGCAGCGTCAACCGGCGCCTGCTGACGTTGTTTTCGCGTGTGCTCGAGCTGCCAGACGACTACCTGTGGAACCATGTCCAGAGCCACGGCAGCCCCAGCGGCGAGGGCTACTTCCGGCACGCACTCTTCCGGCCCGTGGggcgcgacacggccgccAAGTCGCGCGGGCTGCGCATGCACGGGCACACGGATTTCGGGACCACGACGCTGCTCTTCTCGGTGCCCATCTCGTGCCTCCAGATCTGGGGACACGACGAGCAGTGGCACTATGTGCCGTACAAGCCtggctgcctcgtcgtcaacatTGGCGAGACACTCGAGATTGTGTCCGGCGGGCACTTCAAGGCGACGCGCCATCGTGTCTTCTCGCCACCGGCCGACCAGGCGCATGAGGAACGCCTCAGCCTCGTGCTCTTCAACAGCAGCGTGGGGGACATCCAGATGACCCCGGCGAGGG caTCCCCCCTCATCCAGCGCGAAGGCTGCATCGAAGAGCAAGGCGTGTACCGCGAGTTCAAAAAGGTCAtggacgccggcgcgtccgtGCCGACCAACAAGCAGTGGCGCGAGATCCAGATCGCCAATGCGACCGACCCGACCGACAGCGTGCGcaaccgcctcggcgcggaccaGGTGCTCATCGGCGGCAAGCTCATGAACCAGCGCGACTTTATGGGCGTCAAGGTGACTCTGCCGGTGTAA
- the SPCC777.04_1 gene encoding putative amino-acid permease, with translation MTLLAAADAIWKTAASFGAPVGTVSYTVVFFIFGTLLSSTLFSLSELMYITPYATYTTLGSAYVDPAVGYIMGLNYLLQVGWETAGELLGVVIYIGYWDKDMTRGRMGMYIGIITAVCIVVNVGRFKGSPYLQRTLDASKLLLVICMFIFCVVVTTKNRPSHGWVAPHGKYYRTEPFNNHFSGVVTPRALSRFLGFWAVWAKCMYAYSGLEGFPGLPRADGFKSDPRMLRTNLIGPAKTMWFRICLTYVVVIVTYCLNISMHSTWLLGPNKPPRDTPTAPVYVAIAHMAGVKGLAHLVNAVVLTNGLVATILNMGSTARAFNYVLDSTFNRLSEKASVDGAEPDPAGAAPVPLPKIVQLAFPRLGGWLGTNDLPIGGLLVGIGFAALSFIALDHGLNQCFLWFTGLSGTSSIVLWAAINLCYVRARKALILRGVRGKVKLPLQHHMQPFLAYFCIPFFTIIFLFNGFWVWIPKFEGVQFVMSYLTFPYTIIPYILYKLWWRTRVVDLRQINFGACARGLLHSEKKPSVVVDNTGVDPAMVVDAGVINEKKKKKVTTRRVPVPSDTSDSSPLASSPSASDLA, from the exons atgaccctcctcgctgccgccgacgcgatATGGaagacggccgcgagcttTGGCGCGCCGGTCGGCACTG TGTCGTACACTGTCGTCTTCTTCATCTTTGGCACGCTGCTGTCCAGCACGCTGTTTAGtttg TCCGAACT CATGTACATCACCCCCTACGCCACCTACACGACCCTCGGCTCCGCCTACGTCGACCCCGCAGTCGGGTACATCATGGGCCTCAACTACCTCCTGCAGGTCGGGTGGGAAACGGcgggcgagctcctcggcgtcgtcatcTACATTGGCTACTGGGACAAGGACATGACGCGGGGGCGCATGGGCATGTACATTGGCATTATTACCGCCGTGTGCATCGTCGTGAATGTGGGGAGGTTCAAGGG CTCGCCCTACCTCCAGCGCACACTCGACGCCAgcaagctcctcctcgtaaTCTGCATGTTCATCttctgcgtcgtcgtgacGACCAAGAACCGGCCCAGCCACGGCTGGGTCGCCCCTCATGGCAAGTACTACCGCACCGAGCCGTTCAACAACCACTTCTCCGGGGTGgtcacgccgcgcgcgctctccCGCTTCTTGGGGTTCTGGGCAGTGTGGGCAAAGTGCATGTACGCGTACTCTGGCCTCGAGGGGTTCCCGGGCCTGCCGCGCGCAGACGGGTTCAAGAGCGACCCGCGCATGCTGCGCACCAACCTCATCGGCCCCGCCAAGACAATGTGGTTCCGCATCTGCCTCACCTACGTCGTCGTGATCGTCACCTACTGCCTCAACATCAGCATGCACTCGACGTGGCTCCTCGGCCCGAACAAGCCGCCCCGCGAcacgcccaccgcgccgGTCTACGTCGCGATCGCGCACATGGCCGGCGTCAAgggcctcgcgcacctcgtcaacgCGGTGGTGCTTACCAACGGACTTGTGGCCACCATCCTCAACATGGGCTCGACGGCTCGCGCGTTCAACTATGTGCTTGACTCGACGTTCAACAGGCTCAGCGAGAAGGCCagcgtcgacggcgcagaGCCCGACCCGGCCGGTGCCGCGCCCGTGCCCCTGCCCAAGATTGTCCAGCTGGCGTtcccccgcctcggcggctggctcggcACCAACGACCTCCCGATCGGGGGCCTGCTCGTCGGTATTGGCTTCGCCGCGCTGTCCTTCATCGCCCTCGACCACGGCCTCAACCAGTGCTTCCTGTGGTTCACCGGCTTGTCGGGCACGTCGTCCATCGTCCTCTGGGCCGCCATCAACCTGTGCTACGTgcgcgcgaggaaggcgctGATCCTGAGAG GCGTCCGTGGCAAGGTCAAGCTCCCCCTCCAACACCACATGCAGCCCTTCCTCGCCTACTTCTGCATCCCCTTCTTCACCATCATCTTCCTCTTCAACGGCTTCTGGGTCTGGATCCCAAAGTTTGAGGGTGTCCAGTTCGTCATGTCCTACCTCACCTTCCCCTACACCATCATCCCGTACATCCTGTACAAGCTCTGGTGGAGgacccgcgtcgtcgacctgcgcCAGATCAACTTTGGCGCGTGCGCCCGCGGCCTCCTGCATTCGGAGAAGAAGCCCAgtgttgtcgtcgacaacactggcgtcgaccccgccatggtcgtcgacgccggcgtcatcaacgagaagaagaagaagaaggtcACGACGAGAAGAGTCCCAGTCCCGTCCGACACCTCGgactcgtcgccgttggcatcgtcgccgtcagCGTCCGACTTGGCGTAG
- the CUL4A gene encoding Cullin-4A produces MASLITLPRRSDAFTDYKPSRNAHTSILTGTASAATGDSKVIRLNLTQPRPPLKDSDEVDKLNASVPLVLAGKPTVLSYHQIGASCRRVVLNPQVDVAKIYNHIVDELQKYVDRIARECRGTIMGREGNWLDRLVDIWDLYDRRVGLLASLFVYLDRVYAPERSDRLPIREKAKELFCSTIWNNPLLFEKTRDDILAWATAEREADSENATARYAVMAVVTLAKHLGVFETISQPYIELTRAHYETVAGTHAANVESGSFTGAEYVSWALSKEEEEKQRADRVLSAEVAGKVVELARHEAGEKVTHSVVRQALDEAMYRDSTDALIKLYKFSIEATAFKVFSKALQDHIDTRIRKVISDPKNDPQMIESTLRLKRFVDTAVAALFSAPPKPIQATNDDDELMDIDAPSVDVLAHNRRLELEESVRAGFKSGLGSRQNAPAEWIAKHLDAAMRKGQGSGTEAEFNTLLDEIIALIGFTKDKDVFRAFYTTGLAKRILLNKSASDDLERNMIVKLQNEMGDEFTSGDVMMKDLQVSETLAKAYQSARVKNPKQYKDSLDFTANVLTESAWPSYPLLKDGWDFKLTAELQASIDAFSSWYATQHSNRQLSWRHQLGTVTLSARFDSGKFEIGVSLFQAVVMLQFNEADVFDFSELKARTGIESSELVRTLQSLALGRKGTRVLLKRPAGKEVEPTDKFAINKAFSSERIKFKINQIQQDISVEESRKTNEQVAIDRVSVLEATIVRIMKAKKKMTLTLLIDNVVGDVSKRFPPDVREIKKRVESLIEREFLQREEGDRNTLHYLA; encoded by the exons ATGGCATCCCTCATCACATTACCCAGAAGGTCAGACGCGTTCACAGACTACAAACCAAGCAGAAATGCCCACACCAGCATCCTGaccggcacggcgtcggccgccaCCGGCGATAGCAAGGTCATCCGCCTCAACCTCACGC AGCCTCGGCCACCACTCAaggactcggacgaggtAGACAAGCTCAACGCGTCGGTCcccctcgtgctcgccggcaaGCCCACAGTGCTGTCGTACCACCAGATTGGGGCATCGTGCCGTCGCGTCGTCCTCAACCCCCAGGTGGACGTCGCCAAGATCTACAACCACATCGTGGACGAGCTGCAAAAGTATGTCGACCGTATCGCCCGCGAGTGCCGTGGCACCATCATGGGCAGAGAAGGCAACTggctcgaccgcctcgtcgataTCTGGGACCTGTATGATCGCCGCGTC GGCCTGTTGGCGTCGCTCTTTGTCTACCTCGACCGAGTGTATGCGCCCGAACGTAGCGACCGCCTCCCTATTCG cgagaaggccaaggagctctTCTGCTCTACCATCTGGAACAACCCGCTCCTATTTGAGAAGACGCGCGATGATATCCTCGCGTGGGCAACTGCAGAGCGTGAAGCTGATAG CGAGAACGCCACTGCCCGATACGCTGTCATGGCCGTCGTTACTCTCGCCAAGCACCTGGGCGTCTTCGAGACAATCTCCCAACCCTACATCGAGCTCACCCGCGCCCATTACGAAACTGTGGCTGGGACACACGCTGCCAATGTCGAGTCAGGCTCCTTCACAGGTGCCGAGTACGTCTCGTGGGCCTTGtccaaggaggaggaagaaaAGCAGAGAGCCGATCGGGTTCTGTCCGCGGAAGTCGCCGGAAAGGTCGTTGAGCTTGCTCGACACGAGGCTGGGGAGAAGGTCACACACTCTGTTGTCCGGCAAG CTCTCGACGAGGCAATGTACAGAGACTCCACCGACGCCCTCATCAAGCTGTACAAGTTTAGTATCGAAGCAACAGCGTTCAAGGTCTTCTCCAAAGCTCTACAGGACCACATTGACACGAGGATTCGCAAAGTCATTTCCGATCCCAAGAATGATCCTCAGATGATAGAGAGCACTTTGAGGCTCAAGCGATTCGTGGAtacggccgtcgcggccctcTTCTCTGCCCCTCCCAAGCCCATTCAGGCgaccaacgacgacgacgagctcatgGATATCGATGCACCATCTGTCGATGTTCTGGCACACAACAGGCGTCTAGAGCTCGAGGAGTCGGTTCGCGCTGGATTCAAGTCGGGCTTGGGCAGCCGCCAGAACGCTCCAGCCGAATGGATTG CCAAGCACCTCGACGCTGCCATGCGCAAGGGCCAAGGCTCTGGCACCGAGGCAGAGTTCAACActctcctcgacgagatcaTCGCCCTCATCGGCTTTaccaaggacaaggacgtgTTCCGCGCGTTCTACACTACAGGTCTTGCCAAGCGCATCCTGCTCAACAAGAGTGCAAGTGATGACCTGGAGCGCAACATGATTGTCAAGCTGCAGAATG AAATGGGCGACGAGTTCACATCTGGAGACGTGATGATGAAGGATCTGCAGGTGTCAGAGACCCTGGCCAAGGCGTACCAGTCTGCGCGAGTCAAGAACCCCAAGCAATACAAGGACTCTCTGGACTTTACTGCCAATGTGCTTACCGAGTCGGCGTGGCCTTC CTACCCGCTCCTCAAGGACGGCTGGGACTTCAAGCTCACTGCCGAGCTCCAGGCGTCGATCGACGCCTTCTCATCATGGTACGCTACTCAACACTCCAACCGACAGCTGTCCTGGAGACACCAGCTCGGCACTGTCACGCTGAGTGCGAGATTCGACAGCGGCAAATTCGAGATCGGCGTTAGTCTCTTCCAGGCCGTGGTCATGCTGCAGTTTAATGAGGCGGACGTGTTCGACTTTAGTGAACTAAAGGCGCGCACTGGAATTG AATCATCTGAACTCGTTCGGACACTCcagtcgctcgcgctcggccgtaAGGGCACCCGTGTGCTCCTGAAGAGGCCGGCAGGGAAGGAGGTCGAACCGACGGACAAGTTCGCCATCAACAAGGCATTCTCGAGCGAGCGGATCAAGTTCAAGATCAACCAGATCCAGCAGGACATCTCTGTCGAGGAGTCGCGCAAGACGAACGAGCAGGTCGCGATCGATCGTGTCTCGGTGCTCGAGGCGACGATTGTCCGCATCAtgaaggccaagaagaagatgACTCTCACGCTGCTCATCGACAATGTTGTGGGCGATGTGTCGAAGCGTTTCCCGCCCGACGTGCGCGAGATCAAGAAGCGGGTTGAGAGCTTGATCGAGCGTGAG TTCCTTCAacgcgaggaaggcgaccGCAACACGCTGCACTACCTGGCGTAG
- the mmf2 gene encoding Protein mmf2, mitochondrial, which translates to MTLTREIIYSDDFPLKPHNAPAVKVPGLVFLAGQTATGEIKAATATALKNLAAVLELSGSSVDKIVKVNVWLQDMADFAAMNEVYIDVSGAKAKSRVAALTNQFFPKPCPARTCIQAGCLPGGSSIEIEAIAQV; encoded by the exons ATGACGCTCACCCGCGAGATCATCTACTCGGACGACTTCCCCCTCAAGCCGCATAACG CACCCGCAGTCAAGGTCCCCGggctcgtcttcctcgcggGCCAAACGGCCACGGGCGAGATCAAGGCCGCAACC gcgacggcgctgaaGAACCTGgctgccgtgctcgagctctCCGGGAGCAGCGTGGACAAGATTGTCAAGGTCAACGTGTGGCTCCAGGACATGGCCGACTTTGCCGCCATGAACGAGGTGTACATTGACGTGAGTGGCGCGAAAGCCAAGTCGAGGGTCGCGGCACTCACGAACCAGTTCTTCCCCAAGCCGTGCCCCGCGCGCACGTGTATCCAGGCCGGGTGCCTGCCTGGCGGGTCATCGATAGAGATCGAGGCTATCGCGCAGGTGTAG
- the hpcH_2 gene encoding 4-hydroxy-2-oxo-heptane-1,7-dioate aldolase, producing the protein MTISNTYPTAHSTSVSNARLRMLNTLRSGTKAVMTFMAIPSVRHAQIVALCGFDAVIIDCEHGHIGDDSMHNAVSAIAALGVSPLIRIRGTGPDIIKRALDTGAHGLMVPMINTAAEAEAVVRASKFPPQGLRGQGSAFPAIAHGLTTPEYMQSANQTLLTILQIESREGVENVDEIAAVDGVDFLFIGPNDLAQSLLGYTPARGDEPVFLEAIDRIVAAARRHGKWAGRLVNDGVLAKAAFEVFDSVAITGDTKAITNWYTAEVKVARS; encoded by the exons ATGACCATCTCGAACACGTACCCCACGGCGCACAGCACGAGCGTCTCGAACGCGCGCCTGCGCATGCTCAACACGCTGCGCAGCGGCACCAAGGCCGTGATGACCTTCATGGCGATCCCGTCTGTGCGGCACGCGCAGATTGTCGCCCTGTGCGGCTTTGACGCCGTCATCATCGACTGCGAGCACGGCCACATTGGCGACGACAGCATGCACAACGCTGTGTCGGCgatcgcggcgctcggcgtctcCCCGCTCATCCGGATCCGCGGCACCGGCCCGGACATTAtcaagcgcgcgctcgacaccgGCGCCCACGGGCTCATGGTGCCCATGATCAacacggccgccgaggccgaggcggttGTACGGGCATCAAAGTTCCCGCCGCAGGGCCTCCGCGGACAGGGGTCGGCGTTCCCCGCCATCGCGCACGGCCTCACCACACCAGAGTACATGCAGAGCGCGAACCAGACCCTCTTGACCATCCTGCAGATCGAGTCGCGCGAGGGGGTCGAGAACGTGGACGAGATTGCCGCGGttgacggcgtcg acTTCCTGTTCATCGGGCCAAACGACCTCGCACAGTCGCTCCTGGGCTACAcacccgcgcgcggcgacgagcccgtcttcctcgaggccattgaccgcatcgtcgccgcggcgcgcaggcatGGCAAGTGggccggccgcctcgtcaacgacggcgtcctcgccaaggctgccTTCGAGGTGTTTGACAGCGTCGCTATCACCGGCGACACAAAGGCCATTACCAACTGGTATAcggccgaggtcaaggttGCTAGGTCGTAG